Within the Anguilla anguilla isolate fAngAng1 chromosome 19, fAngAng1.pri, whole genome shotgun sequence genome, the region ACCCATGAAGACCATATTTACCACATCACACTATGAAAAATCAAGAAATTGAATGTGATAAAGGAATTGAatcctttttcattgtttgatatGTTTTCATTGTGCGTGTAGAACAGACTGTGAGAAGTGTGTAACACCTTAAGATGTGTGTATACCATTGTGAAAATggaatgcatatgtattttttattacctgttctgttattttaaacattgcttctcatatttcctctccTCAGATAAATCCATAGATagagcccagcaggcactgaaaactgctctgaagaagaagtttgaatgcatatttgaaggtttagcaaagcaggccaacccaaccctcctcaatgagatctatacagagctctacatcacagaggggggaagtgggggcgTTAATGGTGAACACgaggtcagacagattgagacagcatccaagagacaaaccacacaggagactgcaatcttctgcaatgacatctttaagcctttgcctggacaagagaaacccatcagaactgtgcttacaaagggcatcgctggcattgggaaaaccgtctctgtgcaaaagttcattctggactgggcagaaggaaaagccaatcaggacattgatttcatcttcactcttcctttccgagatctgaatctgaaaaaggagagagaattcagtctgatgcaacttctgcagcactactttccacaactgaaagagatcatGAGTATTGAAGGCGATAAAGTGAAAATTGTatttatctttgatggtctggatgagtgtcgacttcctctagatttccaaagcaataagatctgctgtgatataacagagtcatcatcagttgatgtgctgctgaccaacctcattctggggaatctgcttccctctgctctcctctggataacctcccgaccagcagcagccaatcagatccctcctgagtgcgtccaccaggtgacagaggtacgaggattcaatgacccacagaaggaggagtacttcaAGAAGAGAATCAGAGATTGGAACAAGGCCAGCAAAATTATCGcacacataaagtcatccaggagtctgcacatcatgtgtcacataccagtcttctgctggatttctgctactgttctggagacaatgttggatAAAGTGAGTGGAGAcctgcccaaaactctgactgaaatgtacacacacttcctgctcattcagactaatgtgaagaatgatAAGTATCATGGCACCAATGAGACAACCCCAAAGATAATGTCAGTATCAGATACacaaatcatcctgaaactggggcagctggctttacTACAGCTGGAAaggggcaatctgatattctatgaagaggatctgagagagatgggcattgatgtcagtgcagcttcagtgtactctggggtgtgcacagagatctttaaagaggagtgtgggttgggtgaggagaaggtctactgctttgtgcatctgagcattcaggagtatctggctgccttgtttgtgtttcattcatgtgtaaatgagaacagaaatgtactcagagcagaagaatcaaaacctcgcagtgacagagtgcagctgtctgagttacacaggactgcagtggatcaggccttagggagtaagaatggacacctggaccttttcctcagattccttctaggcctctctctggactccattcagactctaTTAGGAGgaatactgacacagacaggaagcagatcagagagcattGAGAAAACAGTATTGTACATAAAGGAGAGGATCAGATACGAATCTTCAGCAGGGAGGACCataaatctgttccactgtctcaatgaactgaatgacaactctctagtggAGGAAATCAAGAATTTCCAGAGATCGGGAAAACTCTCTAATAAAATTCTGGAACCACACCAATGTTCAGCCCTGGCCTTtatgttactgatgtcagaggagatcctagatgagtttgacttgaagacctacaaaacatcagcagcaggttatcagagactgctaccagtagtcaggaactgcaggaaggccatgtgagtattatgtaattattaaagtagataatgacagcatgtttttataaacacttcatagttaaagtgaaaatagaatacaataaaGTTGTGAGGCAAGTGAGAACTATTATTTTTGAGTCAAGCTATTTTAACAGattgtgccctcatttaatgaatacaaACGTACCATCAAAggtaaaaaatgtatccaacatgtaaaatgtatttcattagatttaatttacatattatcatTAAAGATGCCAGTTATTAAATACATGAATTCCTTGTGAGGCAAACCAATGTGATGGATCAATAATGGTCCAAACATACAACTCGCAGATTTAAATGAAGAGACGGTATAGTATGTTACAGTATTAAGATGAACATATtccccatcaaataaaaaaatacaagctacCTTTACACAAAATTAGACAGACACGGAAAAtaggggaacccatctgccgcgggcaggcaccggtttgttatggaaaatcaacagtggcaggaggcgggggtgcccagctggtctagttggtctagggctggagcttCGGGccggggttagggttagctatgcccaccacccactcctgcccctcaaatataagagagactaaaaatatatgttttgagcctagctttaaataaggtgatagtgtctgcgccccgaacatgggcaggcaacttgttccacaggaggggagcacgataggagaaggctctaccacctatggtacttttagatattctaggaataacaaggaggcctgcaccctgcgaaCAGAGTGTTCAtgagggaatataaggaagaagtaaataatttaagtacaaaggggcaagcccatgtaaggcCTTAAAGGTAAGAAGCAGTATCTTGTACTCTGTTCGGAATTTAACTGGCAACCAGTGAAGCGATGCTAacactgggctgatgtgctcgaatctccttgttctagtgagaatacgagctgctgcattttgaattagctggagcccttcagagaggaatttgcaAATCCAGAGAAAAGAGCATCgcagtaatctaatcttgaagtaacaaaagcatgaactagcttttctacatcatgtaaggacagtattttctgaatttttgagATGTTTCTCAAGTGATGAAAAGCAACCCGGAACCAAGAGAGTGCCTGTCCAAGGAGGCCTGCAAGATTTTCAAGTCTATCCAGAGGGATGATgtgatcaactgtgtcaaataTTGCACTTAAGTCTGAAAGCACAGGGACAGAGATGCAGCCATGGTCGGAAGCGAGGAATAGGTCATTGAGTACTTTgaccagggctgtttcagtgctgtgagagggtCCAAAGCCAGATTGAAAAACTTCCAATAGGCCTATATGATTGgagtgcaaaaatgaaccaagttgttttgaaatggccctttctagtattttagaaagaaagggaggttcGAGATAAGCCTGTAGTTAGACAGGTCATTCACATCCAAGTTTGGCTTCTTAAGAAGGGGTTTGATGGCTGCAAGTTTAagagtctgtggtatgtgtccaGACGCTAAAGACACATTGACAATACGTAACATTGGTGTTCCAATCACTGGTAATAGCTCCTTGAAAAGCTTCGTAGGGATAGGGTCTAGAAGACAAGTAGAAGATTTTTAGGAATTAACTATGGCATTAAACTCCATGAGATCTATTGGAGCAAAAGAGTTCAGATAGGCCACCTgtctttctgaagattcttctgaagattctgcatccATGCGTTGAGCGGATGGAAGGGCAGACCCTATATGGGGGGTAGTAggagaactttgaatcttgtccctgatttttataattttgtcatcaaagaaattcatCAACTTGATTTTTGGTCAGTCTGGCAACAGTGTTAAACAGGTGCCTAGGATTGTTTCTATTTTCTTCTATTAAAGTAGATAAGTATGAGGAacgtgctgtggagagggcatgtttataagttagtagactgtctttccagtcctggaggaataccTGCAATTTAGTAGAACGCCATTTGTGCTCAAGTTGGCGTGAAGCTTGTTTGAGAGCACGAGTATGGTCATTGTACCTGGGTGCTAATTTCTTATAGCGGACTTTCCTCTTCTTAAGAGGTGCAATAGTATCCAGGGTTCTGGAAAgtatgtaatttatgttgtctgtcagctgatcaattgagctaatgcttgcatttttgtatgcgtttgggtgggagccaagaaaatccccacagtgcacaaatgagcctgggagctcattaataaaaacatttgcagtACTGAAGCTTACAGCTAAGGTAGAATGAAGGATCTGGTGACacatgacagacttgtgaaagttggaaagtaattaaataatgatctgatagcacagggtttttaggcataactgctatattttctatttctgcATCATAAGTTAAGACCAAAATCAAGAGTAtggttatgagaatgtgtggactgatgtatatgttgatcgaagccaatagattcagtgatagacaagagtgctgatctgagaggatcaccttcactatccatgtgaatattgaagtcccctacaattactactttatctgaattaacaaccaggctggaaaggaaatcagcaaactcaagtaaaaagccactgtatggccctggtggcctgtatGCAATTGAAAGGATAAAACTGACTgcttttttgtctggatgtgcaaaactgagaacaagcacttcaaaaaagttacatttgaagccAGATTTCAAAGTATCAAAAAGATTAGAATgatatacagcagcaacaccaccgccaTGACTCGTCAGATGGGGAACGTGAGTATAGCTGTAGCCAGGaggggtggattcatttaaggcaatatacagttttaagccaagtttcagttacacataagaTTTCAACTTGGTGATCAGTAATAATTCATTATTAGTAGAATAACAAGGCCCGATTTTTTGGCAGATTAGTCATACAAACACCCCTATGGTCTTTATTGaactaacatttgtccttaactttgacttgggCAAGTAAACACAAGTGTTACACTTATTCTTATctaactcagtttggtgaagtaGTTCGAACTGTGCTTGTGTAGAACAAAGAATCcctccttttaaatgtcagtcagtgCCTGCTCAGTCTGTACCCCTCTTACATTGTTCAAGAAGATGAGctattttttcaacattatgattaatgtaatgctgggtttggttttggagaggcaagtgtggttatgaatgaaatgtttgtgttactgtattgtgagattaggtcaggcagtaaatgcaccatgttacaaggccagtagtgccaccctggtctctgctttattctggtgtaggctgacccagaatccaatagtgcctgtagacagagtgaaaacaggaaggtAGAGGAATTGTAGGGTATAATGGGTGTCAGGgtgaggtcttctcaggggactgttaaagtgcctgtttttgagGTAATTCTGTGGCTTATCTCAGGCTAAAGTCTGGCCTGTACAAGGTTCTGAAGTTTCCTAAAGCCTGGAAAAAGTTAAATGGTGTCTCCTTGGACAGCACCATCAAATGTGTCACTATTCCAACAAAAGGAACTCGAAGGGATCATTAACAGTTCCTACATAGCTTTGGTTTCACTACCTGGTTATATGTAACACCAGCAGAACAGATGGACTGCACTACTTggttatatataacctcagcaaaacagacagactgcactacagtaCCTGGTTATGTGTGAACAGATCACTTTTTGCATTCTTGTTTCTAAAGTGAATCTGGCTTTTGTattgtgctggctgtgtgttggCTTGCAATGCTGTGAGTAGTTAGTCACAGTTACCAGCAAAAgtaaagaagcagagcctaactCACTATCCACTCTGAGagattttatttctgagttatttcttgcatctttacttttggttgtaTCTGTGCCAAATGCCAGAAGAAAGGGGGCCATTTGGGTAAGAATTTCATCTGTAGGACTGTCAGAGTTCTGTCCAACAGGACGTCTAATTATCAGGCCTAAGGTGCTGCAGTTGGAGATTGTAGCAAAGTCattttcctcagagcatcagtaactttaaatcctcaatataactcttcatcactcaatgtgattactgttacattgcacatcagattttacagtatacaataatatatcaactctcttttgcagactgaacagctgtgacctcacagagaagtcctgtgaaattgtggcctctgctctccagtcatcaaactcacccctgagagatctggacctcagcaacaataacctgggagattcaggagtgaagctgctctgtgctggactgatgagtccaaactgtaaactacagagactggacctcggctacaataacctgggagattcaggagtgaagctgctctgtgctggactgatgagccCAAagtgtaaactacagagactggggtgagtagtgctgtgtactgtgtgaccttaactaaatagaattagtgATTGTGGttttgtgcagtgaaatatatgaagtgctttctctctgtttacttCCATGTCCACCAGAATTCTTTCTTTGTCCACATtgttctcatccctctcttctaaCTGCTTTAGCACAACAATGAAAAGCAGGATAAACCCTCATGAGTCTTAGGGTTGCCAGGTGTGTGGTTCTTGACCAGAATGTACGTTTTCAGTagagtctgtagtatcaggtcacaggtgatgactgaatgctgaatgcatgattgacagtgtaaaatattgatcacttcagtacagtaatatgtttCATGTcgatcataacataacaaaaatgacataacataacataatgatgagaataggccattcagcccgacaTGCTCACCGTTTTACTACCTACCACTAGTACtaggtttacctacaaactagatagtatccagcaTCGTATCAAGCCCGGTCTTgacaacccccagagtttctgcctctactacatgacatgcaccaagctattctacacagtgactactctttgtgtgaaaaaatacttcctaacgtCGGTGtcgaatttaccttttgctaatttccttttatgccccctcgtcatactaacagagctgaacctgaagaatctcttgtagttcactttgttgatccccttttaaaagactcaatcaaataaccctgagtctccttttactaagcttgaagaagttAAGCAAGTTTTTCGTCAAAAcctttatctttcataccaggaaccagtttggtttcccttctttcaaccttttccagatcctctatatctttcttgtagtacagtccccagaactgcacacaattctGTAAGTGTGGTCTGGCAAagatattgtataaaataagtataacttccttggatttacagggctccagactaactttttacattggatgcactggtgtgcctaactttttcatttaggtgcaccagcacataatttagctgcacccaaaatttttcaccgcgccttttggcgccgtaataatacattttaagtgttaccttttttCTCAGTTCCCTTACACATTGGtcatttcttaacacattatgtaaatgattgtaaacaggaataaaggtgcagataaatgttttttctttatttaaatgacagcacaaacaagaaatggcaataacctcaattgtttaaaaaaataaacttaaaaagtgctgatgtttaaagtgcttgacaaactcaaataaataaatcaaactcaaataactcaaataaaagtgtgcgctgctcccggaggagtacagggcgcggtttcacacatacacactagtgatgcgcggatcggctctgacgtcatccgaatccgcatgtacgcataaatcatccacccgccacccacccgaacaaattattttatctgatttagagacccgcacccgatcacacattaccgctatttttcattatttcgcagctgttgcatatgacatacccagcaCCTGACTCGTCATTCACTAAATTGCTCCTACACAtaacttttctgcccttcctttttttaattctcctttttaaattttctctcggatcttttttgcctccattgctgcttaagacaaatggacgccgcaattggcgcaacgagagtctagtctgctaatttGCGCCTGACGAAAAAtaaagcttaaaatatgttcacattttagagaatgtaattcatattttcctcattaatgacgtattatttcacccacccacAACCCATCCactattaatcagaatgttaatttttatgactcggcccacccgatccgcagattaaccgtggtgcccgcggatataactgcCATCCGCACATCACgaatacacacatgccttatttttttccccacccgcaatcagcgaagaagaatatcagggtcagagccaatcaggcGATTTGTggtcgtgtgcatgtgcaggagtctagtgacagtgatgtgcacttggcagacaaactaggtgttccagcagaaggtgttcctgagctgtaTGCTTTTGCAACTCATCTCAATTTGGGTCAGCTAGAACAGTTCACCCGAGAAGACTTGCGAGAAGCGCAGCTAGAGGACAGTGTTCTCAGAGTAGTTAGAGAGGCTGTGAACACAGGTCAGTGGCCGGCAAACTAGAGCTGCtgcggttactgcattaccgtggTAACGCAATCACGTCACATCCACCGCAGAGTAAACCTGATCACCGCTTCaccgctgggttttgttttttcccgtttattttaggccaattgtttatgttccaattttacttgtaaaagttgtgatctgaaataaatacaaagcaatttttaaaataattataattgtgtagcctattttcTTCACGCCATGTGTTCGAAAGTTTCCACTCATAGTTGCGCAGTTAACGAGAAAGTGTCACCCAGAACGTGCTTTGCAACTGTTGGCTACGGAAAGTTTTCGCTTCAAATTAGGCTAAAAACATGGATCTTGTAGCGAAACCCAACGTTACTTCtcctgtttgggaacattttggctttgagTCTGATGAACATGGAAAGCCAAAGAATTTGGATGAGGCAGTGTGCCGCATTTGCAGCAAGAA harbors:
- the LOC118218916 gene encoding NLR family CARD domain-containing protein 3-like; its protein translation is MSSSEETETDDGTHGPARKRIHCSQVSNHIVERSSGKLFSKQLTSSPVKQKDLTDSLERDEQHNKSIDRAQQALKTALKKKFECIFEGLAKQANPTLLNEIYTELYITEGGSGGVNGEHEVRQIETASKRQTTQETAIFCNDIFKPLPGQEKPIRTVLTKGIAGIGKTVSVQKFILDWAEGKANQDIDFIFTLPFRDLNLKKEREFSLMQLLQHYFPQLKEIMSIEGDKVKIVFIFDGLDECRLPLDFQSNKICCDITESSSVDVLLTNLILGNLLPSALLWITSRPAAANQIPPECVHQVTEVRGFNDPQKEEYFKKRIRDWNKASKIIAHIKSSRSLHIMCHIPVFCWISATVLETMLDKVSGDLPKTLTEMYTHFLLIQTNVKNDKYHGTNETTPKIMSVSDTQIILKLGQLALLQLERGNLIFYEEDLREMGIDVSAASVYSGVCTEIFKEECGLGEEKVYCFVHLSIQEYLAALFVFHSCVNENRNVLRAEESKPRSDRVQLSELHRTAVDQALGSKNGHLDLFLRFLLGLSLDSIQTLLGGILTQTGSRSESIEKTVLYIKERIRYESSAGRTINLFHCLNELNDNSLVEEIKNFQRSGKLSNKILEPHQCSALAFMLLMSEEILDEFDLKTYKTSAAGYQRLLPVVRNCRKAILNSCDLTEKSCEIVASALQSSNSPLRDLDLSNNNLGDSGVKLLCAGLMSPNCKLQICRLSGCRVTQRGCDSLASALCSNPSHLRELDLRYNHPGDSGVRALSA